One window of the Leptolyngbya iicbica LK genome contains the following:
- the pstB gene encoding phosphate ABC transporter ATP-binding protein PstB, producing MQSEQSPTTTATEQKSIFRVENTDYYYGSFKAVRGVNLEIPVNKITAFIGPSGCGKSTVLRCFNRLNDLIAGAHIDGRITFHGQDIYSKAVDPTELRRRVGMVFQKPNPFPKSIYDNIAFGARINGYQGDMDELVERSLRGAALWDEVKDKLKESGLSISGGQQQRLCIARAIAIAPEVILMDEPCSALDPISTLKIEELMHQLKENYTIIIVTHNMQQATRVSDRTAFYNAEATDSGSKVGYLVEYDVTENIFKNPQNEATRDYVSGRFG from the coding sequence CATCTTTCGGGTTGAGAATACCGATTATTACTACGGCTCCTTTAAGGCAGTGCGTGGGGTTAATTTGGAGATTCCGGTCAATAAGATCACCGCGTTTATTGGACCATCCGGTTGCGGTAAGAGCACGGTGTTGCGATGCTTCAACCGTCTGAATGATTTGATTGCTGGTGCTCATATCGACGGGCGGATTACCTTTCACGGTCAAGATATTTACAGCAAAGCGGTTGACCCAACTGAGTTGCGTCGTCGGGTTGGCATGGTATTCCAAAAGCCGAACCCCTTCCCGAAGTCCATCTACGACAACATTGCCTTTGGTGCTCGCATCAATGGCTACCAGGGCGATATGGATGAGCTGGTGGAGCGGTCACTGCGCGGCGCGGCCCTATGGGATGAAGTGAAGGACAAGCTTAAAGAGAGTGGTCTTTCCATCTCTGGGGGACAACAACAGCGTCTCTGTATTGCCCGGGCGATCGCGATCGCCCCTGAGGTGATTTTGATGGACGAGCCTTGCTCAGCCTTGGACCCCATCTCCACCCTCAAGATTGAAGAGTTGATGCACCAACTCAAAGAGAACTACACCATCATTATCGTGACGCATAACATGCAGCAGGCGACCCGTGTGTCCGATAGGACGGCTTTCTATAATGCGGAAGCCACTGATTCGGGCAGCAAAGTCGGCTATTTGGTCGAGTACGACGTCACTGAAAATATTTTCAAGAATCCGCAGAACGAAGCCACGAGAGACTACGTATCGGGACGCTTCGGTTAA
- a CDS encoding YggT family protein, which translates to MSDLLTLEHLANWILSPLLAIYTLLFIVRIVLTWYPEADGDRFPFNLAFWPTEFLLVPVRKVIPPFGGVDISPIVWVGITTLLREVLLGQQGLLRMLA; encoded by the coding sequence ATGTCTGACCTATTGACTCTGGAACACCTTGCCAACTGGATTTTGAGCCCGCTGCTGGCAATTTACACGCTGCTCTTCATCGTGCGGATTGTCCTGACTTGGTATCCCGAAGCGGATGGCGATCGCTTCCCGTTCAACCTGGCGTTTTGGCCGACGGAATTTTTACTGGTGCCCGTGCGCAAAGTCATTCCCCCCTTTGGCGGCGTCGATATTTCACCGATCGTTTGGGTGGGCATCACGACTCTATTACGCGAAGTGTTGCTGGGCCAGCAAGGACTACTCCGCATGTTGGCCTAA
- a CDS encoding succinylglutamate desuccinylase/aspartoacylase family protein — MDAEIKVLPLLHMASGDMLSLQQYRLVGAHPGKVVYLQANLHGAEIAGNSVIHQLLTYFQKLDATALQGEIRLVPACNPIGVNTRAHNFASGRFNPYDGRDWNRIFWDWEQEHQGARTFAEQHLASDRATIQQAYREFIGQHFKAELATLDDPAGVPVHQRYRTRLQQQALAADLLIDLHSSSNQGLVYAYYFRDRTASIPYFDLDFAILLDQFDGNAFDEAFINPWLALEQAFAELGRSLRFDIEAWTLELGTGMKNDPQAIARGVNGILNYLRQQQVLQDGGGIVPRSVPLTRASQLKKYYATAGGFVQNRVALGTWVQSGDVLYELLCLNKTGQYPQVLTVQAQQSGLVYDLSTCEGVSEGEYVLAVMVPDA; from the coding sequence ATGGATGCTGAGATTAAGGTTTTGCCGTTGCTACACATGGCATCGGGGGATATGTTGTCGCTGCAGCAATATCGCTTGGTCGGGGCGCACCCTGGCAAGGTGGTGTATCTGCAAGCCAATCTGCACGGGGCAGAAATTGCGGGGAATAGCGTCATCCATCAGCTATTGACCTATTTCCAAAAACTGGATGCGACTGCCTTGCAGGGAGAAATTCGCCTCGTTCCGGCCTGCAATCCGATTGGGGTCAATACTCGGGCCCATAACTTTGCCAGTGGTCGATTTAATCCCTATGATGGGCGCGACTGGAATCGGATTTTTTGGGATTGGGAACAGGAGCACCAGGGTGCCCGGACATTTGCCGAGCAACATTTGGCCAGCGATCGCGCCACCATTCAACAGGCTTATCGCGAATTTATTGGTCAACACTTTAAGGCGGAGTTAGCGACCCTCGATGATCCCGCTGGGGTGCCGGTGCATCAGCGCTACCGCACCCGCTTACAACAGCAAGCGCTGGCTGCCGACCTGCTGATCGATTTGCACAGTTCGAGCAATCAGGGGCTGGTGTACGCCTACTATTTTCGCGATCGCACAGCGTCTATTCCTTACTTTGATCTGGACTTTGCCATTTTGTTAGATCAGTTTGATGGTAATGCCTTTGACGAAGCGTTCATCAATCCCTGGCTCGCGTTAGAGCAAGCGTTTGCGGAACTCGGGCGATCGCTGCGCTTCGATATCGAGGCTTGGACCCTGGAGTTGGGGACGGGGATGAAGAATGATCCTCAAGCGATTGCGCGGGGCGTTAACGGCATTTTGAATTACCTGCGGCAGCAGCAAGTTTTGCAAGATGGCGGCGGCATTGTGCCGCGATCGGTACCGCTGACCCGGGCGAGCCAACTCAAAAAGTATTACGCCACGGCAGGTGGCTTTGTGCAAAACCGAGTGGCGCTGGGCACTTGGGTGCAGTCGGGCGACGTGCTGTACGAACTGCTGTGTCTCAACAAAACGGGGCAGTATCCACAGGTGCTCACGGTGCAGGCCCAACAATCCGGTTTGGTCTATGACCTCTCCACCTGTGAAGGTGTCAGCGAGGGGGAATATGTGCTGGCGGTGATGGTGCCGGATGCCTGA
- a CDS encoding pentapeptide repeat-containing protein, whose amino-acid sequence MTQFSPAEVIDKIHAGQSLASAELSGIELNNAQLDGGDFKSAYLRRLQAQHRSLRQANFSNATLTLADLSSSCGIGCQLTGAVLIQAQLADADFRQIHALGAKLYGAVCDRAIFSQADLQRADLRDIQGTAAQFQQAKLIEAQFDRAELREANFAAAQLSKASFQQSILIGSTFQAADLNHANLKSAILKAANLTSVNATSSSFQAADLTEASLRSSDLKWADFWNAVLVNTHFQEAALFEANLEFSNLSGANFTGADLRSANLEHAQLDGAIFDNAQVQEALFTDATGLTGDQQQWLRQHGALNVEVL is encoded by the coding sequence ATGACGCAATTCTCCCCAGCCGAAGTCATCGACAAGATCCATGCTGGTCAATCATTGGCCAGCGCCGAGTTGAGTGGCATTGAACTGAACAACGCCCAACTTGATGGCGGAGATTTCAAATCGGCTTACCTGCGGCGTTTGCAGGCTCAGCATAGGTCCCTGCGTCAGGCCAATTTTTCCAATGCTACGCTGACGTTGGCTGACCTGTCGAGCAGTTGCGGCATTGGCTGTCAGTTAACCGGCGCAGTTTTGATTCAGGCACAATTGGCCGATGCAGATTTTCGGCAGATTCATGCTTTGGGAGCCAAGCTTTACGGGGCGGTGTGCGATCGCGCCATTTTTTCTCAAGCCGATTTACAACGAGCTGACCTGCGCGATATTCAGGGCACTGCCGCCCAGTTTCAACAGGCCAAACTCATTGAAGCGCAATTTGATCGCGCGGAACTCAGGGAAGCGAATTTCGCAGCGGCCCAGCTCAGCAAAGCGAGTTTTCAGCAGAGCATTTTGATCGGGAGCACCTTTCAAGCCGCCGACCTCAACCATGCAAACTTAAAGTCAGCCATCCTGAAGGCAGCTAACCTCACCAGCGTGAACGCGACGAGTAGCAGTTTTCAGGCGGCTGACCTCACTGAGGCCAGCTTGCGATCGAGTGACTTGAAATGGGCCGATTTTTGGAATGCCGTACTGGTTAACACCCATTTTCAAGAGGCGGCATTGTTCGAAGCTAATTTGGAATTTTCCAACTTGAGTGGGGCCAATTTCACGGGGGCCGACCTCCGCAGCGCCAATTTAGAACATGCGCAACTCGATGGCGCCATCTTCGACAATGCTCAAGTACAAGAGGCGCTGTTCACCGATGCCACGGGGCTGACCGGCGATCAACAACAATGGCTGCGGCAACATGGTGCTCTGAATGTTGAGGTGTTGTAG